One genomic segment of Pristiophorus japonicus isolate sPriJap1 chromosome 8, sPriJap1.hap1, whole genome shotgun sequence includes these proteins:
- the LOC139268200 gene encoding uncharacterized protein KIAA0040 homolog, which produces MLDHVYSFVDSMWDLIVTKHTEGVFNSVCLAVLLILPLVLLIISLCLCCQGCCCGQGSFCKCCRRRKETTKKKKFTDLWIPSQPQPIMMESLSVPV; this is translated from the coding sequence ATGCTGGACCATGTGTACTCATTTGTTGATTCAATGTGGGACCTGATTGTGACCAAGCACACTGAGGGTGTGTTCAACTCGGTCTGCCTGGCCGTGCTGTTGATCCTTCCCCTGGTTCTGCTGATTATCTCGCTGTGCCTCTGCTGCCAGGGCTGCTGCTGTGGGCAGGGCTCCTTCTGCAAGTGTTGCCGTCGGCGGAAAGAGACAACGAAGAAGAAAAAATTCACCGACCTTTGGATTCCAAGCCAGCCGCAGCCCATCATGATGGAAAGTCTGTCGGTGCCGGTGTAG